In Cottoperca gobio chromosome 1, fCotGob3.1, whole genome shotgun sequence, a genomic segment contains:
- the LOC115007980 gene encoding rheacalcin-1-like: MKSLLILSVILCVALSIRAATLVPTEAAAVIEENKPSPKSGMDADTAALPQRMDADTKVLPQTRFSFCLDGWLSFRGNCYYLANDYVSWRNAESYCAAYDGSLASVHNIWEYNFLQHMVKTGGHTLAWIGGYHFQGDWRWEDGSVFNYHNWDTVSSPDHYQCLQLNSQASKGWSNHGCEMLFPFVCQVKPSC, from the exons ATGAAGAGTCTACTGATCCTGTCCGTTATCCTCTGTGTCGCTTTGTCCATCAGGGCTGCAACAT TGGTTCCAACTGAGGCTGCTGCAGTAATAGAGGAAAACAAACCTTCACCAAAATCAG GGATGGATGCTGacactgctgctctgcctcaAA GGATGGATGCTGACACTAAAGTTCTGCCTCAAA ctcgtttttctttttgccttgATGGTTGGCTTAGTTTCCGTGGTAACTGCTACTACTTAGCCAACGATTATGTTTCCTGGAGAAATGCAGAG AGCTACTGTGCTGCTTATGACGGCAGTCTGGCCTCAGTCCACAACATCTGGGAGTATAACTTCCTCCAGCATATGGTCAAGACTGGGGGTCACACTTTAGCCTGGATTGGAGGTTACCACTTCCAG GGCGATTGGAGATGGGAAGATGGATCAGTTTTTAACTATCACAACTGGGATACAGTAAGCTCCCCTGACCATTACCAGTGCCTGCAGCTCAACTCTCAAG CGTCCAAGGGCTGGTCCAATCATGGCTGCGAGATGCTCTTCCCATTCGTCTGTCAAGTGAAGCCAAGCTGCTAG
- the gstt1b gene encoding glutathione S-transferase theta-1b, with product MSVNGRSEKLHSGATMALELYLDFFSQPCRSVFIFAKKNNIPFELKHVSLMDGEQYGEEFGKISVIKKVPALRDGDFCLTESIAILLYLAEKFKTPDFWYPADLQQRARVNEYLSWQHLAIRLHAAKMFWLLIMIPKVMGVDVPQDKMDAALEDLNGSLKLLEEKFIQDRPFIAGDHITLADLVAIVEVMQPVGSGLDVFEGRPKLTAWRDRVQAAIGKDLFDDAHQTVLGAQENVKLMDGSKLAFFKPKILKFFM from the exons ATGAGCGTAAACGGGAGAAGTGAGAAGCTGCACTCAGGAGCAACGATGGCGTTAGAGCTGTACTTGGACTTTTTTTCTCAGCCCTGCCGCTCAGTTTTTATCTTCGCTAAGAAGAACAACATTCCCTTTGAACTCAAACATGTTTCGTTAATGGACG gTGAGCAGTATGGAGAAGAGTTTGGGAAGATCAGCGTAATTAAAAAGGTCCCTGCTCTGCGAGATGGAGACTTCTGCCTGACTGAAAG CATAGCCATCCTGCTGTATCTGGCAGAGAAGTTTAAGACTCCAGACTTCTGGTACCCAGCTGACCTCCAGCAGCGTGCTCGCGTCAATGAGTATCTGTCATGGCAGCACCTTGCCATCCGTCTGCATGCAGCCAAGATGTTCTGGCTGCTG aTTATGATTCCCAAGGTTATGGGCGTGGACGTCCCGCAGGACAAGATGGACGCAGCCTTGGAGGACCTGAACGGCTCACTGAAACTCTTGGAAGAAAAGTTTATCCAGGACAGACCCTTCATTGCAGGAGATCACATCACATTGGCCGACCTGGTTGCCATTGTGGAGGTCATGCAG CCTGTGGGCTCCGGCCTGGACGTGTTTGAGGGGAGACCCAAGCTGACCGCATGGCGGGACAGAGTCCAGGCCGCCATTGGAAAGGATCTGTTCGACGACGCCCACCAGACCGTCCTCGGGGCCCAGGAAAATGTGAAGCTGATGGACGGCAGCAAGTTGGCGTTCTTCAAGCCCAAGATCCTCAAGTTTTTCATGTGA
- the ddt gene encoding D-dopachrome decarboxylase — protein MPFIDLQSNLPASSFSEDFLKKLCSCTAAALGKPEDRMNLVVKAGLLMLIAGSCSPCVMLLVSAISVTDTADKNKEHSAKIFEFLTKELGLAEDRIVIQFHALQPHQVGKKGTVMSFL, from the exons ATGCCTTTCATCGATTTACAGAGTAATTTACCGGCCAGTTCATTCTCGGAGGACTTTCTGAAGAAGCTGTGCTCCTGCACCGCAGCTGCTCTGGGAAAACCAGAGGAC AGGATGAATTTGGTGGTGAAAGCCGGGTTGCTGATGCTGATAGCTGGCTCTTGCTCTCCGTGTGTGATGCTGTTAGTGTCTGCTATCAGTGTGACCGACACCGCTGACAAGAACAAGGAGCACAGTGCCAAGATCTTTGAGTTTCTGACTAAAGAACTTGGTCTGGCTGAAGACAG GATTGTTATTCAGTTCCACGCGCTGCAGCCTCACCAGGTCGGGAAGAAGGGAACTGTCATGAGCTTCTTGTGA
- the chchd10 gene encoding coiled-coil-helix-coiled-coil-helix domain-containing protein 10, mitochondrial, with amino-acid sequence MTRGSRSRPSAPASPTLSHAPTTAHSPPAALAPAPAPAQSQGPGLMAQMATTAAGVAVGSAVGHVLGSALTGAFSGSSSGSSSSSEPAKPTYQEPPRPAPAQPGPCHFEVRQFLDCATNQTDLSFCEGFNEALKQCKYSHGVSSLV; translated from the exons ATGACCAGAGGAAGCCGCAGCCGTCCCTCGGCTCCAGCCAG cCCAACTCTATCCCATGCTCCGACCACCGCTCATTCACCTCCTGCAGCCCTGGCTCcggctccagctccagctcagTCCCAGGGTCCGGGCCTCATGGCCCAGATGGCTACCACAGCGGCTGGGGTGGCAGTAGGCTCCGCTGTGGGCCACGTCCTTGGCAGTGCCCTCACAGGAGCATTtagtggcagcagcagcggcagcagcagcagttcagaGCCAGCCAAACCTACATACCAG GAGCCCCCCCGGCCTGCTCCAGCCCAGCCAGGCCCTTGTCACTTTGAGGTCAGACAGTTCCTGGACTGTGCCACCAACCAGACGGACCTGAGTTTTTGTGAGGGCTTCAATGAGGCACTCAAACAGTGCAAGTACTCCCACG gtGTGTCATCACTGGTGTGA
- the LOC115009285 gene encoding gastrula zinc finger protein xFG20-1-like isoform X2: MSTAMDFHSQIASIMEVLANAAVAEICKVVDDGYTVVHLQMSRSQKDNEFLRRKIKLMELQIARYRADRVKGADGFMGSRFASVRLLNRQNRDSLGGPTLQGRTRFLNRDPGTQSVKKIQPINLDQDPDQEVVTTTKSESAEPEEEAGLLIVKVEGTMETGTPNHEAAAEVCTSSRGDAHTARCHSEKEGQRCLKSTSSAQHREEEMHEVQGVSPENRSPSQMLLGLQESSETEGREWPSCSTCTAETVAENSSFSHVRTNLVSSFPTVSKRPQCDMDQASSVTKLDVIVLNSPPRAAEDSCGRTLLSGRGADDAAEDVTPVIGQDNTSVRSQYQPLLCIQINEPSSDVKFEGNAAYNLYTFNNPLVGIGAVDAQQQQSQHSWSGIQPMDNAHFSSQNHLYQESSNQNQESGTAQSQLPSLPYACTFCVRRYAHQCQLRIHERVHTGEKPFRCVQCGKSFAQVCSLKRHQMVHTGERPFPCPHCGKQFSTSTNLKVHQSVHTGEKRFLCSKCGKNFSFLSNLIRHQALHTAK; encoded by the exons ATGTCGACTGCCATGGACTTCCATTCTCAGATTGCTTCCATTATGGAGGTGCTGGCTAACGCGGCCGTCGCGGAAATTTGTAAAGTTGTGGACGACGGATACACGGTGGTACATCTGCAAATGTCCCGGAGCCAGAAAGACAACGAGTTTCTGCGCAGGAAAATCAAACTGATGGAGTTGCAGATCGCCAGATACCGAGCGGACAGAGTGAAGGGAGCGGACGGCTTCATGGGCAGCCGCTTCGCCAGCGTCCGCCTCCTCAACCGGCAGAACAGGGACTCACTGGGGG GCCCCACTCTGCAAGGCAGGACCAGGTTTCTGAACCGAGACCCAGGGACTCAGTCTGTGAAGAAGATCCAGCCTATCAACCTGGACCAGGATCCTGATCAGGAGGTTGTCACCACCACCAAATCTGAG TCAGCAGAACCTGAGGAGGAGGCGGGACTGCTAATCGTGAAAGTGGAGGGAACAATGGAGACCGGAACCCCCAACCACGAGGCGGCAGCAGAGGTCTGcaccagcagcagaggagacgcACACACCGCCAGATGCCATAGCGAAAAGGAG GGCCAGAGATGTCTGAAAAGCACGAGCAGCGCTCAGCACAGGGAGGAAGAGATGCATGAAGTGCAAG GTGTTTCCCCAGAGAACCGCAGTCCTTCCCAAATGCTGCTGGGATTGCAGGAGAGCAGTGAGACTGAAGGTAGAGAGTGGCCATCTTGTTCCACGTGCACGGCAGAAACTGTAGCAGAAAACTCATCATTTAGCCATGTAAGGACAAACCTTGTCTCTAGTTTCCCCACTGTTTCTAAAAGGCCTCAGTGCGACATGGACCAGGCAAGCTCTGTAACTAAGCTTGATGTCATTGTGTTGAACTCACCTCCCCGCGCAGCAGAGGACAGCTGCGGTAGGACGTTGTTGTCTGGACGAGGTGCGGACGACGCAGCTGAAGATGTGACACCTGTCATAGGTCAGGACAACACCAGTGTGAGGTCGCAGTATCAGCCGCTGCTGTGTATTCAGATCAATGAGCCATCGAGTGACGTGAAGTTTGAAGGTAATGCAGCCTACAACCTTTATACTTTTAACAACCCCCTGGTTGGCATAGGGGCAGTGGATGCCCAGCAACAGCAAAGCCAGCATTCATGGTCTGGAATCCAGCCGATGGACAACGCTCACTTCTCCAGTCAAAACCACCTTTATCAAGAATCCAGCAATCAGAACCAGGAGTCTGGAACCGCTCAGTCCCAGCTGCCCAGCCTCCCCTATGCCTGCACCTTCTGTGTACGGCGCTATGCCCACCAGTGCCAGCTGCGTATCCATGAGCGCGTCCATACCGGCGAAAAGCCATTCCGGTGCGTCCAGTGCGGGAAGAGCTTCGCCCAGGTCTGCAGCCTCAAGCGCCACCAGATGGTCCACACGGGGGAGAGACCGTTCCCCTGCCCCCATTGTGGGAAGCAGTTCTCCACCTCCACCAACTTGAAGGTCCATCAGAGTGTCCACACCGGGGAGAAGAGGTTCCTCTGCTCCAAGTGTGGCAAGAACTTCTCCTTCCTCAGCAATCTCATCAGGCACCAGGCTCTGCACACCGCCAAATAG
- the LOC115009285 gene encoding gastrula zinc finger protein xFG20-1-like isoform X1, producing MSTAMDFHSQIASIMEVLANAAVAEICKVVDDGYTVVHLQMSRSQKDNEFLRRKIKLMELQIARYRADRVKGADGFMGSRFASVRLLNRQNRDSLGAGPTLQGRTRFLNRDPGTQSVKKIQPINLDQDPDQEVVTTTKSESAEPEEEAGLLIVKVEGTMETGTPNHEAAAEVCTSSRGDAHTARCHSEKEGQRCLKSTSSAQHREEEMHEVQGVSPENRSPSQMLLGLQESSETEGREWPSCSTCTAETVAENSSFSHVRTNLVSSFPTVSKRPQCDMDQASSVTKLDVIVLNSPPRAAEDSCGRTLLSGRGADDAAEDVTPVIGQDNTSVRSQYQPLLCIQINEPSSDVKFEGNAAYNLYTFNNPLVGIGAVDAQQQQSQHSWSGIQPMDNAHFSSQNHLYQESSNQNQESGTAQSQLPSLPYACTFCVRRYAHQCQLRIHERVHTGEKPFRCVQCGKSFAQVCSLKRHQMVHTGERPFPCPHCGKQFSTSTNLKVHQSVHTGEKRFLCSKCGKNFSFLSNLIRHQALHTAK from the exons ATGTCGACTGCCATGGACTTCCATTCTCAGATTGCTTCCATTATGGAGGTGCTGGCTAACGCGGCCGTCGCGGAAATTTGTAAAGTTGTGGACGACGGATACACGGTGGTACATCTGCAAATGTCCCGGAGCCAGAAAGACAACGAGTTTCTGCGCAGGAAAATCAAACTGATGGAGTTGCAGATCGCCAGATACCGAGCGGACAGAGTGAAGGGAGCGGACGGCTTCATGGGCAGCCGCTTCGCCAGCGTCCGCCTCCTCAACCGGCAGAACAGGGACTCACTGGGGG CAGGCCCCACTCTGCAAGGCAGGACCAGGTTTCTGAACCGAGACCCAGGGACTCAGTCTGTGAAGAAGATCCAGCCTATCAACCTGGACCAGGATCCTGATCAGGAGGTTGTCACCACCACCAAATCTGAG TCAGCAGAACCTGAGGAGGAGGCGGGACTGCTAATCGTGAAAGTGGAGGGAACAATGGAGACCGGAACCCCCAACCACGAGGCGGCAGCAGAGGTCTGcaccagcagcagaggagacgcACACACCGCCAGATGCCATAGCGAAAAGGAG GGCCAGAGATGTCTGAAAAGCACGAGCAGCGCTCAGCACAGGGAGGAAGAGATGCATGAAGTGCAAG GTGTTTCCCCAGAGAACCGCAGTCCTTCCCAAATGCTGCTGGGATTGCAGGAGAGCAGTGAGACTGAAGGTAGAGAGTGGCCATCTTGTTCCACGTGCACGGCAGAAACTGTAGCAGAAAACTCATCATTTAGCCATGTAAGGACAAACCTTGTCTCTAGTTTCCCCACTGTTTCTAAAAGGCCTCAGTGCGACATGGACCAGGCAAGCTCTGTAACTAAGCTTGATGTCATTGTGTTGAACTCACCTCCCCGCGCAGCAGAGGACAGCTGCGGTAGGACGTTGTTGTCTGGACGAGGTGCGGACGACGCAGCTGAAGATGTGACACCTGTCATAGGTCAGGACAACACCAGTGTGAGGTCGCAGTATCAGCCGCTGCTGTGTATTCAGATCAATGAGCCATCGAGTGACGTGAAGTTTGAAGGTAATGCAGCCTACAACCTTTATACTTTTAACAACCCCCTGGTTGGCATAGGGGCAGTGGATGCCCAGCAACAGCAAAGCCAGCATTCATGGTCTGGAATCCAGCCGATGGACAACGCTCACTTCTCCAGTCAAAACCACCTTTATCAAGAATCCAGCAATCAGAACCAGGAGTCTGGAACCGCTCAGTCCCAGCTGCCCAGCCTCCCCTATGCCTGCACCTTCTGTGTACGGCGCTATGCCCACCAGTGCCAGCTGCGTATCCATGAGCGCGTCCATACCGGCGAAAAGCCATTCCGGTGCGTCCAGTGCGGGAAGAGCTTCGCCCAGGTCTGCAGCCTCAAGCGCCACCAGATGGTCCACACGGGGGAGAGACCGTTCCCCTGCCCCCATTGTGGGAAGCAGTTCTCCACCTCCACCAACTTGAAGGTCCATCAGAGTGTCCACACCGGGGAGAAGAGGTTCCTCTGCTCCAAGTGTGGCAAGAACTTCTCCTTCCTCAGCAATCTCATCAGGCACCAGGCTCTGCACACCGCCAAATAG
- the LOC115009285 gene encoding zinc finger protein 236-like isoform X3 yields MSTAMDFHSQIASIMEVLANAAVAEICKVVDDGYTVVHLQMSRSQKDNEFLRRKIKLMELQIARYRADRVKGADGFMGSRFASVRLLNRQNRDSLGAGPTLQGRTRFLNRDPGTQSVKKIQPINLDQDPDQEVVTTTKSESAEPEEEAGLLIVKVEGTMETGTPNHEAAAEVCTSSRGDAHTARCHSEKEVSGSDIVTFVVGRTAETDSSSSDATHSSQLELTGSDVRAGDCEPLNAHAGMAPSRVAVPASCDEVLDSGKDNEAALDNSKSSLSEVIVIDGEATSDTEGEEWELSDVDHTKREAGRGRDTQEKTTSLRIQCAGLESAGHGSVPVKSSLQKWSVLPCDDIPGTSSGGTSSSINSSVALHRPASHHNHSHYKPFSSSFHLAFYHAVTMERPYGCTICTKRFFLESDLQKHMARHTREKPYTCLLCGKRFVCQSQLDIHCNVHTGERPFSCSICNRRFSHPSNLKRHQKIQH; encoded by the exons ATGTCGACTGCCATGGACTTCCATTCTCAGATTGCTTCCATTATGGAGGTGCTGGCTAACGCGGCCGTCGCGGAAATTTGTAAAGTTGTGGACGACGGATACACGGTGGTACATCTGCAAATGTCCCGGAGCCAGAAAGACAACGAGTTTCTGCGCAGGAAAATCAAACTGATGGAGTTGCAGATCGCCAGATACCGAGCGGACAGAGTGAAGGGAGCGGACGGCTTCATGGGCAGCCGCTTCGCCAGCGTCCGCCTCCTCAACCGGCAGAACAGGGACTCACTGGGGG CAGGCCCCACTCTGCAAGGCAGGACCAGGTTTCTGAACCGAGACCCAGGGACTCAGTCTGTGAAGAAGATCCAGCCTATCAACCTGGACCAGGATCCTGATCAGGAGGTTGTCACCACCACCAAATCTGAG TCAGCAGAACCTGAGGAGGAGGCGGGACTGCTAATCGTGAAAGTGGAGGGAACAATGGAGACCGGAACCCCCAACCACGAGGCGGCAGCAGAGGTCTGcaccagcagcagaggagacgcACACACCGCCAGATGCCATAGCGAAAAGGAGGTCAGTGGATCTGACATCGTCACCTTTGTTGTCGGCAGGACAGCTGaaactgacagcagcagcagtgacgCCACCCACAGTTCCCAGCTGGAgttaacaggaagtgatgtcagagCAGGGGACTGTGAGCCGCTGAACGCACATGCTGGCATGGCGCCAAGCAGGGTCGCCGTGCCAGCTTCTTGTGATGAAGTATTGGACAGCGGGAAGGATAATGAGGCTGCGTTAGACAACTCCAAGTCCTCCCTGTCAGAGGTGATAGTCATTGATGGAGAGGCGACgtcagacacagagggagaggagtggGAGTTGTCAGATGTAGAccacacaaagagagaagcaggccgagggagagacacacaggaaaaaacaacatCACTCAGGATTCAGTGTGCTGGGCTGGAATCAGCAGGACACGGGTCAGTGCCGGTGAAGTCATCTCTGCAGAAATGGTCTGTTCTACCTTGCGATGACATTCCAGGAACATCTAGTGGTGGAACTTCCTCCAGTATCAACTCCTCCGTGGCTCTGCATCGCCCTGCAAGCCACCACAACCACAGCCACTACAAGCCCTTCTCCAGCAGCTTCCACCTGGCTTTCTACCACGCAGTCACCATGGAGCGGCCATATGGCTGCACCATCTGCACCAAGCGCTTCTTCCTAGAGTCCGACCTGCAGAAACACATGGCCAGGCACACCAGGGAGAAGCCCTACACCTGCCTGTTGTGCGGCAAGAGGTTTGTGTGCCAGAGCCAGTTGGACATCCACTGCAATGTGCACACTGGAGAGAGGCCCTTCAGCTGCTCCATCTGCAACCGACGCTTCTCCCATCCCAGCAACCTGAAAAGGCACCAGAAGATCCAGCACTGA